One Pseudomonas muyukensis DNA segment encodes these proteins:
- a CDS encoding Rnf-Nqr domain containing protein — protein sequence MNSPWFLLAGLAPLLGATASAAQGAAIGLCALVLAGLHQVLMAPLRRHLDSATLPWANIVLVSTLTTCLLLGLRAWALPLAVQLGHYPALLALSCLAIEPLLPQRKRWRALCIGLGGLLAACIALGACRQLLAQSLGLHVAELAPGALILLGLLLGLYNHLRPRIHPSRRQGTR from the coding sequence ATGAACTCACCGTGGTTTTTGCTGGCCGGCCTTGCACCGCTACTAGGCGCCACCGCCAGCGCGGCCCAGGGTGCCGCCATCGGCCTGTGCGCGCTCGTGCTCGCAGGCCTGCATCAGGTGCTGATGGCCCCCCTGCGCCGCCACCTCGACAGCGCCACCCTGCCCTGGGCCAACATCGTGCTGGTGAGCACCCTGACCACCTGCCTGCTGCTGGGCCTGCGCGCCTGGGCCCTGCCCCTGGCCGTGCAACTGGGCCACTATCCCGCCCTGCTGGCCCTGAGCTGCCTGGCCATCGAGCCGCTGCTGCCACAACGCAAGCGCTGGCGGGCACTGTGCATCGGCCTTGGCGGCCTGCTGGCAGCCTGCATCGCCTTGGGCGCCTGCCGGCAACTGCTGGCCCAATCGCTTGGCCTGCATGTTGCCGAACTGGCGCCAGGCGCCTTGATACTCCTCGGTCTGCTGCTGGGCTTGTACAATCACCTGCGCCCACGGATCCACCCCTCACGCCGTCAAGGAACCCGTTGA
- a CDS encoding cold-shock protein, with translation MSNRQNGVVKWFNDEKGYGFITPQSGDDLFVHFKAIQADGFKTLKEGQAVTFVATRGQKGMQAEEVQIA, from the coding sequence ATGTCCAACCGTCAAAACGGTGTTGTTAAGTGGTTCAACGATGAGAAGGGCTATGGCTTCATCACCCCTCAGTCGGGCGACGACCTGTTCGTGCACTTCAAAGCCATCCAAGCTGACGGCTTCAAAACCCTGAAAGAAGGCCAGGCTGTTACTTTCGTCGCTACCCGCGGCCAGAAAGGCATGCAGGCTGAAGAAGTTCAGATCGCCTAA
- a CDS encoding RnfABCDGE type electron transport complex subunit D — protein MPVPDPRLRSAMNLVLLACVPGLLVLFWLHGWGVLVNLLLCGAAALATEALLLRWRRLPVAVALGDGSAWVSAVLLTAALPAQAPWWLPVVAASVAIGLGKQAYGGVGRNSFNPAMVGYAFVLLSFPLQMHHWPGHTPGLLDSLHLSFAASEQIDAWASPTVLDVLRHNRSLTVDELFSSHTAFGHVGGRGGEWVNLAFLLGGLLLLQRKVFSWHAPVGLLGGLLLFSLLAWNGAGSDSNGSPLLHLFSGSTMLAAFFIATEPVSGCKRPLGRLLFGCGAGLLIYLIRTWGSFADGTAFAILLMNLAAPALDRLAQARERVRA, from the coding sequence ATGCCAGTACCTGACCCGCGCCTGCGCAGCGCCATGAACCTGGTGCTGCTGGCCTGCGTACCGGGCTTGCTGGTGCTGTTCTGGCTGCATGGCTGGGGGGTATTGGTCAACCTGCTGCTGTGCGGCGCCGCCGCGTTGGCGACCGAAGCCCTGTTGCTGCGCTGGCGCAGGCTGCCGGTAGCCGTGGCGCTCGGCGATGGCAGTGCGTGGGTCAGCGCCGTGCTGTTGACCGCGGCCCTGCCCGCCCAGGCACCCTGGTGGTTGCCAGTGGTTGCCGCGAGCGTCGCCATCGGCCTGGGCAAGCAAGCCTACGGCGGTGTCGGGCGCAATTCGTTCAACCCGGCGATGGTCGGCTACGCCTTCGTTCTGCTCAGTTTCCCGCTGCAGATGCACCACTGGCCTGGCCACACCCCGGGCCTGCTGGACAGCCTGCACCTGAGCTTTGCCGCCAGCGAACAGATCGACGCCTGGGCCAGCCCGACGGTCCTGGACGTGCTGCGCCACAACCGCAGCCTGACCGTCGACGAACTGTTCAGCTCTCATACCGCTTTCGGGCACGTGGGTGGCAGAGGCGGCGAATGGGTCAACCTCGCCTTCCTGCTCGGCGGCCTGTTGCTACTGCAGCGCAAGGTGTTCAGCTGGCACGCGCCGGTCGGCCTGCTCGGTGGGCTGCTGCTGTTCAGCCTGCTGGCCTGGAACGGCGCCGGGTCCGATTCCAACGGTTCCCCCCTGCTACACCTGTTTTCCGGCTCGACCATGCTGGCGGCGTTCTTCATTGCCACCGAACCGGTCTCCGGTTGCAAGCGCCCGCTTGGCCGCTTGCTGTTCGGCTGCGGCGCCGGCCTGCTGATCTACCTGATTCGCACCTGGGGCAGCTTTGCCGACGGCACGGCGTTCGCCATCTTGCTGATGAACCTGGCCGCGCCTGCCCTGGACCGCTTGGCACAAGCCCGCGAGCGGGTGCGCGCATGA
- the apbC gene encoding iron-sulfur cluster carrier protein ApbC produces MSAVTRAAVEGVLRQYTDPYLNQDPVSAGCVRAIEIHGGQVKVQLQLGYAAGLFKGGWAQVLQTAIENLEGVASAQVSIDCVVATHKAQAQVPAMANVKNVIAVASGKGGVGKSTTAANLALALAREGARVGILDADIYGPSQGVMFGIAEGTRPQIREQKWFVPIKAHGVEVMSMAFLTDDNTPMVWRGPMVSGALLQLVTQTAWDDLDYLVIDMPPGTGDIQLTLAQKVPVAGSVIVTTPQDLALLDAKKGVEMFRKVNIPVLGVVENMAVHICSNCGHAEHLFGAGGGEKLAAQYGVELLASLPLSMLIREQADSGKPTAIAEPESQIAMVYQELARQVGARIVLQEAAAPAMPSITISED; encoded by the coding sequence ATGAGTGCCGTCACCCGTGCCGCCGTCGAAGGCGTGCTTCGCCAGTACACCGACCCCTACCTGAACCAGGACCCGGTCAGCGCCGGGTGCGTGCGCGCCATCGAAATCCACGGCGGGCAGGTCAAGGTGCAGTTGCAACTGGGTTATGCCGCCGGCCTGTTCAAGGGCGGCTGGGCCCAGGTGCTGCAGACCGCCATCGAGAACCTGGAGGGGGTCGCCTCGGCCCAGGTGAGCATCGACTGCGTGGTCGCTACCCACAAAGCCCAGGCCCAGGTGCCGGCCATGGCCAACGTGAAGAACGTCATCGCCGTGGCGTCGGGCAAGGGCGGGGTGGGCAAGTCGACCACCGCGGCCAACCTGGCCCTGGCCCTGGCCCGTGAGGGTGCCCGGGTCGGTATTCTCGACGCCGACATCTATGGCCCGAGCCAGGGCGTGATGTTCGGTATCGCCGAAGGCACCCGCCCGCAGATCCGCGAGCAGAAGTGGTTCGTACCGATCAAGGCCCACGGCGTCGAGGTGATGTCCATGGCCTTCCTCACCGACGACAACACGCCGATGGTCTGGCGCGGCCCGATGGTGTCCGGCGCCTTGTTGCAACTGGTGACCCAGACCGCCTGGGACGACCTCGACTACCTGGTGATCGACATGCCGCCAGGCACTGGCGACATCCAGCTGACCCTGGCGCAAAAAGTGCCGGTGGCAGGTTCGGTGATCGTGACCACGCCTCAGGACCTGGCGCTGCTGGATGCGAAAAAAGGCGTGGAAATGTTCCGCAAGGTCAATATCCCGGTGCTGGGCGTGGTGGAGAACATGGCCGTGCACATCTGCTCGAACTGCGGTCATGCCGAGCACCTGTTCGGCGCCGGCGGCGGCGAGAAGCTGGCGGCGCAGTACGGCGTCGAGCTGCTGGCTTCGCTGCCGCTGTCGATGCTGATCCGCGAGCAGGCCGACAGCGGCAAGCCGACGGCGATTGCAGAGCCTGAGAGCCAGATTGCCATGGTCTACCAGGAGTTGGCCCGTCAGGTGGGTGCACGGATTGTGCTGCAGGAAGCGGCTGCACCGGCGATGCCTAGCATCACCATCAGCGAAGACTGA
- a CDS encoding succinylglutamate desuccinylase/aspartoacylase family protein produces MHHSTHDLLSPVPGIARQLHSFHFGPRGGAKVYIQASLHADELPGMLVAWHLKQRLGELEQQGRLQREVILVPVANPVGLEQVLLDAPLGRFELQSGENFNRHFVDLSDSIGDQVEAHLSQDPAHNLALIREYLRRGLDAHPPRTPLQSLRLTLQRLACDADMVLDLHCDFEAVEHLYTTPEAWPQVEPLARYLGVQASLLATDSGGQSFDECFSLVWWQLQQRFGKRFPIPQGSFSVTIELRGQADVSHALATQDCQAILDFLTHSGVIAGQSAALPALRQPATPLAAVEPVTAPLGGLLVFHAKPGQYLEAGQLIAEVIDPLSDRVTPLRNTQAGLMYARSVRRMATAGMVVAHVAGEQVCRSGYLLGN; encoded by the coding sequence ATGCACCATTCGACCCATGACCTGCTGTCCCCCGTCCCGGGCATCGCCCGCCAGTTGCACAGTTTCCACTTCGGCCCGCGCGGCGGCGCCAAGGTGTACATCCAGGCTTCGCTGCACGCCGACGAGCTGCCGGGCATGCTGGTGGCCTGGCACCTCAAGCAGCGCCTGGGCGAACTTGAGCAGCAAGGGCGCCTGCAGCGCGAGGTCATCCTGGTGCCGGTGGCCAACCCCGTGGGCCTGGAGCAGGTGCTGCTGGATGCGCCGCTGGGCCGCTTCGAGCTGCAGAGCGGCGAGAACTTCAACCGCCATTTCGTCGACCTGTCGGACAGCATCGGCGACCAGGTCGAGGCCCATCTGAGCCAGGACCCGGCGCACAACCTGGCGCTGATTCGCGAGTACCTGCGCCGCGGCCTGGATGCCCACCCGCCGCGCACGCCCTTGCAGTCACTGCGCCTGACCTTGCAACGCCTGGCCTGCGATGCCGACATGGTGCTCGACCTGCACTGCGACTTCGAAGCGGTCGAGCACCTCTACACCACGCCCGAAGCCTGGCCGCAGGTCGAGCCGCTGGCCCGCTACCTGGGCGTCCAGGCCAGCCTGCTGGCCACCGACTCCGGCGGACAGTCGTTCGACGAATGTTTCAGCCTGGTCTGGTGGCAACTGCAGCAACGCTTCGGCAAACGCTTCCCGATTCCCCAGGGCAGCTTCTCGGTGACCATCGAGCTGCGTGGCCAGGCGGATGTCAGCCATGCCTTGGCGACCCAGGACTGCCAGGCGATCCTCGACTTCCTCACCCACAGCGGCGTCATCGCGGGCCAGTCCGCCGCACTGCCGGCCCTGCGCCAACCGGCCACGCCCCTGGCGGCGGTAGAACCGGTAACCGCACCATTGGGCGGCCTGCTGGTATTTCACGCCAAGCCAGGGCAGTACCTGGAGGCAGGCCAGCTGATCGCCGAAGTCATCGACCCGCTCAGCGACCGGGTCACGCCACTGCGCAACACCCAGGCGGGGCTAATGTATGCGCGCAGCGTGCGACGCATGGCCACCGCGGGCATGGTCGTCGCCCACGTGGCGGGCGAACAGGTCTGCCGCAGCGGCTACCTGCTGGGCAATTGA
- a CDS encoding response regulator transcription factor translates to MNKVLIVDDHPVIRLAVRMLMERHGYEVVAESDNGVDALQLSREYLPDIVVLDIGIPKLDGLEVIARLALLSPASKVLVLTSQTPGHFSMRCMQAGAAGYVCKQQELTELLSAIKAVLSGYSYFPNQALHKGRSGVGGATESEMVERLSGREMMVLQQLARGKSNKEIADSMFLSNKTVSTYKTRLLLKLNARSLVDLIELAQRHGLA, encoded by the coding sequence ATGAATAAAGTGCTGATCGTGGATGATCACCCGGTCATTCGCCTGGCCGTACGCATGCTGATGGAACGGCATGGTTACGAGGTGGTGGCGGAGAGCGACAATGGTGTGGATGCCCTGCAACTTTCGCGGGAGTATCTACCGGACATCGTCGTGTTGGATATCGGGATCCCCAAGCTGGATGGGCTTGAGGTAATAGCTCGGCTGGCCCTGCTGAGTCCGGCGAGCAAGGTGTTGGTACTGACATCGCAGACCCCGGGGCATTTCTCGATGCGCTGCATGCAGGCGGGGGCGGCGGGTTACGTATGCAAGCAGCAGGAATTGACCGAGTTGCTCAGCGCAATCAAGGCGGTGCTGTCTGGCTACAGCTATTTCCCCAACCAGGCGCTGCACAAGGGGCGCTCCGGTGTCGGCGGCGCGACGGAAAGCGAGATGGTCGAGCGTCTGTCTGGGCGAGAGATGATGGTGCTGCAGCAACTGGCGCGGGGCAAAAGCAACAAGGAAATCGCTGACAGCATGTTCCTCAGCAACAAGACCGTCAGTACCTACAAGACCCGACTGTTGCTCAAGCTCAATGCCCGTTCCCTGGTCGACCTCATCGAGTTGGCCCAGCGCCATGGGCTGGCCTGA
- a CDS encoding PA3496 family putative envelope integrity protein: protein MSTDKEDLAIDEEFQSVDEDEEPQAEPAKTNLSKRRTIDNMLEERRLQRQLADFDYDL, encoded by the coding sequence ATGAGCACCGATAAAGAAGACCTGGCTATCGACGAAGAATTCCAGAGCGTGGACGAAGACGAAGAGCCTCAGGCCGAACCGGCCAAGACCAACCTCAGCAAACGCCGCACCATCGACAACATGCTCGAGGAGCGGCGACTGCAGAGGCAACTGGCCGATTTCGACTACGACCTGTAA
- the metG gene encoding methionine--tRNA ligase: MSEPRQILVTSALPYANGSIHLGHMLEYIQTDMWVRFQKLRGNQCIYVCADDAHGSAIMLRAEKEGITPEQLIANVQAEHAGDFADFLVDFDNFHSTHSEENRELSSMIYGRLRDAGHIATRSVTQYFDPEKGMFLADRFIKGTCPKCAAEDQYGDNCEKCGATYAPTELKNPKSAISGATPVLRDSQHFFFKLPDFQAMLQQWTRSGTLQDAVANKLAEWLDAGLQEWDISRDAPYFGFEIPGEPGKYFYVWLDAPIGYMASFKNLCARRPELDFDAFWNEGSQAELYHFIGKDIVNFHALFWPAMLEGAGLRKPTAVNVHGYLTVNGAKMSKSRGTFIKARTYLDHLQPEYLRYYYAAKLGRGVDDLDLNLEDFVQKVNSDLVGKVVNIASRCAGFIHKGNDGLMVAGDAAPELSEAFLAAAPSIAEAYEGRDFGRAMREIMALADRANAWIADKAPWSLAKQEGKQDEVQAICAQGVNLFRQLVIFLKPVLPLLAADAEAFLNVAPLTWNDLQSRLENHKLNPFKALMSRIEPAKVEAMVAASKEDLLAADAKAAPAGNGELAKDPLSAEIEFDTFAAVDLRVALIVKAEAVPGADKLLQLTLDIGDERRNVFSGIKSAYPDPSLLEGRLTMMVANLKPRKMRFGISEGMVMAAGPGGEEIYLLSPDSGAKPGQRIK, from the coding sequence ATGTCCGAGCCACGTCAGATTCTCGTCACCAGCGCCCTGCCCTATGCCAATGGATCCATCCACCTTGGCCATATGCTCGAGTACATCCAGACGGACATGTGGGTGCGCTTCCAGAAACTGCGCGGCAACCAGTGCATCTACGTGTGCGCCGACGACGCCCACGGCTCGGCCATCATGCTGCGCGCCGAGAAGGAAGGCATCACCCCCGAGCAACTGATCGCCAACGTCCAGGCCGAGCATGCCGGCGACTTCGCCGACTTCCTGGTCGACTTCGACAACTTCCATTCCACGCACAGCGAGGAAAACCGCGAACTGTCGAGCATGATCTACGGCCGCCTGCGTGATGCCGGCCACATCGCCACCCGCTCCGTCACCCAATACTTCGACCCTGAAAAGGGCATGTTCCTCGCCGACCGCTTCATCAAGGGCACCTGCCCCAAGTGCGCGGCCGAGGACCAGTATGGCGACAACTGCGAAAAATGCGGGGCCACCTACGCCCCGACCGAGCTGAAGAACCCCAAGTCGGCGATCTCCGGTGCCACCCCGGTGCTGCGCGACTCGCAGCACTTCTTCTTCAAGCTGCCGGACTTCCAGGCCATGTTGCAGCAGTGGACCCGCAGCGGCACCCTGCAGGACGCCGTGGCCAACAAGCTTGCCGAGTGGCTGGACGCCGGCCTTCAGGAATGGGACATCTCCCGTGACGCGCCGTACTTCGGCTTCGAGATCCCCGGCGAGCCGGGCAAGTACTTCTATGTGTGGCTGGACGCGCCAATCGGCTACATGGCCAGCTTCAAGAACCTCTGCGCACGCCGCCCGGAGCTGGACTTCGACGCATTCTGGAACGAAGGCTCGCAGGCCGAGCTGTACCATTTCATCGGCAAGGACATCGTCAACTTCCACGCCCTGTTCTGGCCTGCCATGCTCGAAGGCGCGGGTTTGCGCAAGCCGACCGCGGTCAACGTGCACGGCTACCTGACCGTCAACGGCGCGAAGATGTCCAAGTCGCGCGGTACCTTCATCAAGGCGCGCACCTACCTCGACCACCTGCAACCGGAATACCTGCGCTACTACTATGCCGCCAAGCTCGGCCGCGGCGTCGACGACCTCGATCTGAACCTCGAGGACTTCGTGCAGAAGGTCAACTCCGACCTGGTCGGCAAGGTGGTCAACATCGCCAGCCGCTGCGCCGGCTTCATCCACAAGGGCAATGACGGCCTGATGGTTGCGGGCGATGCCGCGCCAGAGCTGAGCGAAGCCTTCCTCGCCGCCGCGCCGTCGATTGCCGAGGCCTACGAAGGCCGCGATTTCGGCCGCGCCATGCGCGAAATCATGGCCCTGGCCGACCGCGCCAACGCCTGGATCGCCGACAAGGCGCCGTGGTCGCTGGCCAAGCAGGAAGGCAAACAGGACGAAGTTCAGGCCATCTGCGCCCAGGGCGTCAACCTGTTCCGCCAGCTGGTGATCTTCCTCAAACCGGTGCTGCCGCTGCTGGCCGCCGACGCCGAGGCCTTCCTCAATGTCGCGCCGCTGACCTGGAACGACCTGCAGTCGCGCCTGGAAAACCACAAGCTCAACCCGTTCAAGGCGCTGATGAGCCGCATCGAGCCGGCCAAGGTCGAAGCCATGGTCGCCGCCAGCAAGGAAGACCTGCTGGCCGCCGACGCCAAGGCCGCCCCGGCAGGTAACGGCGAGCTGGCCAAGGATCCGCTGTCGGCCGAGATCGAATTCGACACCTTCGCTGCGGTAGACCTGCGCGTGGCCCTGATCGTCAAGGCCGAGGCCGTACCCGGTGCCGACAAGCTGCTGCAACTGACCCTGGACATCGGCGACGAGCGCCGCAATGTGTTCTCGGGCATCAAGTCGGCCTACCCGGATCCGTCCCTGCTGGAAGGCCGGCTGACCATGATGGTGGCCAACCTCAAGCCCCGCAAGATGCGCTTCGGTATCTCCGAGGGCATGGTCATGGCCGCCGGCCCTGGCGGGGAGGAGATCTACCTGCTCAGCCCCGACAGCGGCGCCAAGCCAGGCCAACGCATCAAGTAA
- a CDS encoding RnfABCDGE type electron transport complex subunit G yields the protein MSARWRSQLLLVLITALALAATLTWRHWTASPIAEATQQWKERQWLAVLPAGSYDNRPLANPLPLAQPTLAHSRLLAAYRASLAGMPVAILLHSSFQGYAGPVELAIAIDSQGRLVGVHVLKQQESPGLGDQLVDPTLHWLDQFTGKTHDQAWAIKRDHGAFDQMAGATVTSRAVIDALQDALRYFDAQRPTLLGEATP from the coding sequence ATGAGTGCCCGCTGGCGCAGCCAGCTGCTGCTGGTGCTGATAACCGCACTGGCCTTGGCTGCCACGCTCACCTGGCGACACTGGACCGCCAGCCCGATCGCCGAAGCCACGCAGCAGTGGAAGGAACGGCAATGGCTGGCAGTGCTTCCCGCAGGCAGCTACGACAACCGTCCACTGGCCAACCCCTTGCCCCTGGCGCAACCGACACTGGCGCACAGCCGGCTGCTCGCCGCCTACCGTGCCAGCCTGGCCGGCATGCCGGTGGCCATCCTGCTGCACAGCAGCTTCCAGGGCTATGCCGGCCCAGTCGAGCTGGCGATCGCCATCGACAGCCAAGGCCGCCTGGTCGGCGTGCATGTGCTCAAGCAGCAGGAAAGCCCGGGGTTGGGCGACCAACTGGTTGACCCAACCCTGCATTGGCTGGACCAGTTCACCGGCAAGACCCACGACCAAGCCTGGGCGATCAAGCGCGACCATGGCGCCTTCGACCAGATGGCGGGCGCCACGGTGACCTCGCGCGCGGTGATCGATGCGCTGCAAGATGCCTTGCGCTATTTCGACGCGCAGCGCCCGACACTGCTTGGCGAGGCGACGCCATGA
- the nth gene encoding endonuclease III, translating into MNAAKRLEIFRRLHEDNPDPKTELAYTTPFELLIAVILSAQATDVGVNKATARLYPVANTPQAIHALGVEGLSEYIKTIGLYNSKAKNVIETCRLLVEQHGGEVPQTREALEALPGVGRKTANVVLNTAFRQLAMAVDTHIFRVSNRTGIAPGKTVLEVEKKLLKFVPRDYLLDAHHWLILHGRYVCQARKPRCGSCRIEDLCEYKHKTSDD; encoded by the coding sequence ATGAATGCCGCCAAACGCCTGGAGATCTTTCGCAGGCTGCATGAAGACAACCCCGATCCAAAGACCGAACTGGCCTACACCACTCCATTCGAACTGCTGATCGCCGTGATTCTTTCGGCCCAGGCTACCGATGTCGGGGTCAACAAGGCCACCGCCCGGCTGTACCCGGTGGCCAATACACCACAGGCGATCCATGCCCTGGGCGTGGAAGGCCTGAGCGAATACATCAAGACCATCGGCCTGTACAACAGCAAGGCCAAGAACGTCATCGAGACCTGCCGCCTGCTGGTCGAGCAACATGGCGGCGAGGTTCCGCAAACCCGCGAAGCGCTCGAGGCGCTGCCAGGCGTTGGGCGCAAGACCGCGAACGTGGTCCTGAACACGGCTTTCCGCCAGCTGGCCATGGCCGTCGATACGCACATTTTCCGCGTGAGCAACCGCACCGGCATTGCCCCGGGCAAGACCGTGCTCGAGGTGGAAAAGAAACTGCTGAAGTTCGTCCCCCGCGATTACCTGCTCGATGCCCACCATTGGCTGATCCTGCACGGCCGCTATGTATGCCAGGCGCGCAAGCCACGTTGCGGGAGTTGCCGGATCGAAGATCTGTGCGAGTACAAGCACAAGACCTCGGACGATTGA
- the dcd gene encoding dCTP deaminase has product MSIKSDKWIRRMAQEHGMIEPFVERQVRGEQDSRVISFGVSSYGYDVRCADEFKVFTNINSATVDPKNFDAGSFVDIKSDVCIIPPNSFALARTVEYFRIPRDVLTICLGKSTYARCGIIVNVTPLEPEWEGHVTLEFSNTTTLPAKIYANEGVAQMLFLQSDEACEVSYKDRGGKYQGQRGVTLPRT; this is encoded by the coding sequence ATGAGCATCAAATCGGACAAGTGGATTCGCCGCATGGCGCAGGAACACGGCATGATCGAACCCTTCGTCGAGCGCCAGGTGCGTGGCGAGCAGGACAGCCGAGTCATTTCCTTCGGCGTCTCCAGCTATGGCTACGACGTGCGCTGCGCCGATGAATTCAAGGTGTTCACCAACATCAATTCGGCCACCGTCGATCCGAAGAACTTCGACGCTGGCAGCTTCGTCGACATCAAGAGCGACGTCTGCATCATCCCGCCGAACTCCTTCGCCCTGGCCCGCACCGTCGAGTACTTCCGCATCCCGCGTGACGTGCTGACCATCTGCCTGGGCAAGAGCACCTATGCCCGTTGCGGCATCATCGTCAACGTCACCCCGCTGGAGCCCGAGTGGGAAGGCCACGTGACCCTGGAGTTCTCCAACACCACCACGCTGCCGGCGAAGATCTATGCCAACGAAGGCGTGGCGCAGATGCTGTTCCTGCAGTCCGACGAAGCATGCGAAGTTTCGTACAAGGACCGTGGCGGCAAGTACCAGGGCCAGCGCGGCGTTACCCTGCCGCGCACCTGA
- a CDS encoding Rnf-Nqr domain containing protein, whose amino-acid sequence MSDYVLVLVSAALVNHLALLGEPVGRARVHLLGLCAGLMLLALPIGLLLPAAWRDLQLLLLLPLLGALAWVLPTLLGRWRPDWPVDGLRPLLMGNAVVLGLLLQLASDASSIGQALSYSVGAALGFWLALVLFADLRVRSRHPDLPLALRGLPIELIGAGVMVMAFSGFNGLFTQ is encoded by the coding sequence ATGAGCGACTACGTTCTGGTACTGGTCAGCGCCGCGCTGGTCAATCACCTGGCCCTGCTGGGCGAACCCGTCGGACGTGCCCGCGTGCACCTGCTGGGGCTATGCGCCGGGCTGATGCTGCTGGCGCTGCCCATCGGGCTGCTGCTGCCGGCGGCATGGCGCGACCTGCAATTGCTCTTGCTCCTACCCTTGCTGGGCGCCTTGGCCTGGGTACTGCCTACTTTGCTCGGCCGCTGGCGGCCCGATTGGCCCGTGGACGGCCTGCGGCCGTTGCTGATGGGCAATGCCGTGGTGCTAGGCTTGCTGTTGCAGCTTGCCAGTGATGCCAGCAGCATCGGCCAGGCGCTGAGCTACAGCGTTGGCGCGGCACTGGGCTTCTGGCTGGCCCTGGTGCTGTTCGCCGACCTGCGCGTACGCAGTCGCCACCCTGACCTGCCACTGGCGCTGCGCGGGCTGCCGATCGAACTGATCGGTGCCGGGGTCATGGTCATGGCATTTTCCGGGTTCAACGGATTATTCACACAATGA